The Juglans regia cultivar Chandler chromosome 16, Walnut 2.0, whole genome shotgun sequence nucleotide sequence CCTAGATTTTTTAAGGAATGCCTCGTTTGAAGAATCCGAGTTCAAACTTGCCACCTGGAGATTATATGCTGTCAGTATTCACGGCTTAAAGGAACTGGCCTATCGAAAGGATATCACCATCAATGGAGAAGCATGTTCTGAGGAGTAGAAGCAGAACAAAGAAGAGGAATGGCTTGGTAGTAGTTATACCCATCCCTCGCTACCATGCGGCATCACAGATAATACTTGCAGCAAGACGCCATAAATGAAGATGTTAGAAATAATCAAGTGAACAAGAAAACTTTGAATCAAGACGGAGTTCGCCGACAGCCCATTGACTTACTAAACTGGACCGAAACAAGCGCTGATCAAGTTGAAAACCACCATCCACGAAAGCCGAAAGGAAAACTCTTCAATCAGGCGAATTCGTGGACCGATTGTGCACCGACGTGGAAAATGAAACGGAGCATTTCATTGAAGAGAGACTTTTGGGGCTTCTGGAGAGGGAAGAAATTTGCGAATCAACCATACGGTGCATTTCGTTTTTGGATGCATCTCCTCCTCGTGTTTTCCAAGTCCTCGGCCCCCATCTGAGACTGAGGAGAGGTTTAGATTCAGGCTGTGTTTTGGTAGCAAATATACTTagcacttttcaaatatttttgtattattaaaaatattttatatgttaaataatttaaaatatttttaatgagatttttaatttctatttataactattcataaatattttataatatttattattattatatataaataaaaataaaatcactataatatttatcactattaaatataaataaataaataaatcactataatatttatcactattatatataaataaaaaataaaaataaaaaatcattatttatcactattatatataaataaaaaataaaatcactataatatataaataaaaaataaaatcactataatatataaataaaaaataacattactataatatttatcactattatatatatgaaaataaatcattataatatttatcactattatttataaattaaaaaaaatcattataatgtttatcattattatatataaaaataaaataaaatcactacaatatttattaatattaaaaaattactataataaaatcactataatatttattactaaaaataaaatcactataatatttatgggactaacacatttttcaactattatccaaaagtcaacaactcaacatacttcacacatccaaacaactcaaaatactctcaatgggacccacaaactcacttcaatctctactcataactattcacaaacattctcaacaattctcaagtattctcactacccaaacgtaccgtAAGTGTTCAAGTACAACATCCACGttacttaaatgataatatttaatttataagatttaaattttaaaatttctcacctaattcaaattttatcatataaGCACTTTATTATATGTGTTATCCACACCAACTTATAATTAAATTGGTTCccttacaaattattttaaacttaaatgaTTAAACTCACGATCGACAAATTGAATAATGTGGCTAAACAAATCttgagaattatatatattattaaaagtgTTAATTAATAACCATAATCACACAACACCAGATTTGTGCATAAATGGaaacttaccaaatgaagaTCCATCACCCACGACAGCAGTCACAACCGCTACATCAAACATCAATCCATGCAACAGTTAATTCTCATATTTTGTCAAAgctttatttatgtaaaatttccTTGTATGGCTCTTGTATCCAACAGCCTCTTGTATTGATGTAATGCACCGTATAAATAATGCAAATAAACTCTCAATGCTCGCACGATTTCACTGAGGCCTTTTATCAAACACTCtgtatttaatttcttattaataaCTTCTTTATGGACACATTAAACACATTAAATATTATGTTAAGCACTAGAATTATAAATGGCATAATTCTTCTATACTATTTCCAGAGTGAGTTTATTCAAAACGCTAGAATATTGAAGAGGAGAAAGAGAACAAGGATAGAAGAAATAACATTACTTGTTACTCACAAAAGAAAGCAAGTAAGAAATCGAAATGGGCATCAATTCAATCcgacacaatatttttcaatatatttacattATAGGGTAATTAATTCTATCATTATATATGTCACACACTAGATTAACTACATGCTAGTCATGAAAATGCATTTGAGCTAAAAATTCCGGGTTTGAGTCATTATAGATTGGAAAAGCTGAGGGCTGCCAACTTCAGGAATTGACATCATGAACAACATGCCGTTTATTACTCAATTTGTGAAGCATCAAGCTCACGGTTCTATCTGACACAACTTCTAGGAATTATTTTTGTCCTTGTGGTGGCTGAAGACTTGAATAAAAAGGCAATATATATCTCCCTCAATAGTTATATGTATTTCACCATGCACTTGTTGTATTGTAGACTCTTCGTCCGAAATAAAAGAATCGGTCCAAAGGAGAATTACTTCGAAGTTTCTTCCTAGTGAAaagctttttctttccttcttacAAGTACATCTGCTACTTTCAAGCCCAGAAGTCAACATCCAGAGTTCCACACTACAGCtattacttcttcttctttaccaACCTCGAGATCTTGGTCTCTGTCTTccctatctttttcttttttccatcgGACCCATTTTTAGACTTAGCCTCTAGATCATTGTCGTCTATAGGTTCATATTACAATAACTTTTGTTactctttttatctttcaaaaGACTTGAATGCATTTAGTTTGGGTTTGAATCTTGTTCTTTTTCAATGTATTCCGAGATTTCTTGAAAACCCATCCGTGTTTCGTGTGATTCCTGGACAAAATCCCCAGAAAATCCTAGTAAAATGGAATTGAAGCTTCCGACTTTTTGGTTTTACTCTAGGTTTTATTTAAAGCGAATGGAGGGAGACGAGTTCATGGGTTGAAAACGGagggaagaaaaataagaaatggCCCCGTTTCATTTTTCAAGTGGGCAACGGTTCCCCCGCGAGTTCCCATCTAGGTTGGATATAGTGTTTTTCTTTATACTATTTCTCCTTTTGGGTTTATTGTAAAACATTTGAGAAGAAATGCTCATCCTTGCAAGTTATTATGCTTGACTATCCCCTGGATAGTATGTTCTACACTCTTACTTCATGAACTTTTTTTggattctcatatatataattttcccattgttctaaaaaatatatatataatttatctatataacaACTATCTCGAAACGATATATTGAAACGTAAAAGTATCGAAATACTTCATTCCAGTGTCTCAACCAAAACGATCACGGGAacggaattcaaaactttggtagACACACAACAAGAAagtatagagaaataatattgagTTCCTGAAAAACTAGTTTCATATATCGTGGTCTTTCAATTATCTTGTTACTTCTTCTTAACTTACTATAGAAAATcgtattattttataaattctacttttgtgaaatctctttatgAACCTGTCATTCCTCCAATTTTACAGTTCATTttccaacaaattaatataataatgtcacttcattaaaaaaatataaattatctctttctaactttaaaattttcatgtgaatttgtATGCTTACATAAAGttgtaaaaagaattataaaatagaaaataatttatacaaatccaAGAAGTGTAAAgtaattaatcttataaaaaaaagtacttaGTGGATAACCAGACAACTCTATAATAGTCAGGAATTCAGAGTCTAaagatgtgtttggatattgaattgagttgagttgagttgagatgagatgataaaatattgttagaatattattttttaatattattattattttaagatttgaaaaagttgaattatttattatattttatattgaaatttgaaaaaattgtaatgatgagttgagatgagtttgatgtccaaacacaccctaaatattttacaaaaagtcaAATGGACCAAAACATGTACGGCTGACAAGAAAAGTGTAGTGATAGCTTTATAACTCAATCacaatttatttgaatttttaataaaataatatttttgaaatatttaaaaacatccCATCAGATTTAATTCACAGTTGCAGACAACTCATGTAGttggtatatattttaattcatgAGAAATAATAAAGTTACTATTAAATAACAATTtgtatagtaataaaataatattattttaaatttaaattataggTCGAGGTCTAATTAATTGTCTTGGACAAAATATCTCGTGGCTATTGTAAATATATGGGTGTAGtaaattaaatacattttatgtatttgaagGATGATTTTTAGAATTCTTAGCTATTCATGTTTTCTTATATTTCATGTTTACGTAttcttttgatttatatattgtCATCCTTTAAGtttatatattcatttactaTCACGTATCCTTAATGGCGGTACTAGAAATTTGTTTTAGGGAAGCTAAGCaaagttaaaactataataaaatattttttactctaTTTCTATACAATTTCTCTTACGGTATAGAACAATCTGATAGCaagatgtaaaataaaaataaaatacgtttAATACAaactatgtattaaaaaattatatgatatatcaagaacaatatatcattgaaataacataaagacactcatacaaatatatcaaacaaaagaaacacagagtgtctaaaattataatttgcgttcttttaaagaaacaaaatcatcaaatattgaatctaaatctaaattcttagctatttctctttcaatatagacaactaaattatttgctagaaactcatcttcaattTTATTGCGAAGTCTTGTTTTAACAATCTTCATAGCTGAAAAAACTCATTCACTGGTCGTTATAGATACTAGAAGAGTCAAAACAAGACGAATCAATCTATCAATAAGATAGTATGTCTTTGATTTCTCTCTCTACCAATCTTCGACATAAATCTGCAATGAATGACAAATTCTAAAACTTCGGATTAGTAAACACATCAACTTTAAAATGCTTCAATtgaaatcttaaattaattttctcgTTCTCAGAAAAATCAAAAGGATAATACTTTTTTGCAAGACAATAGAtatcattaatattaaaagatttataAACATCATTTGGATCCAAAGTTGAGTTAAGAGTTAAAAGCTTTATCGCGCTCCTTCACCAAACCTACTGTCAAGTTCTTGCACTTGAAAATCTATAGTagcattaaatatttcaaaatgataatgATGCTCTATCATAATGTGATCTCGTTGATGACGACCACGACCTTGTACATAACGAGAGCTCAATTCTGGAATGTCAATATCAAATTTCTTGGAGAAAGAGACAACATTCTCAAAAAGATTTTCCCAACCtttatttctcaacttttgAATGAGTCTTTTTGTAGTTGAAACCATATTTATGGCATTCAAGATGTCTTGAGATTTTTGCTGCAAAACTTGACTAAAACATTAGAAATACCCATGATTTCCTtcattaaatgtaaaataaatataaattggaatGATTTTTATAAGCAGCATTCGCATCTCCGAATTAAGAGTAAGTGgatctttcttttattatgttttcaagaACCGAGCAAGTGGCTCCAGACATTCATAGTagattgcaaataaaataaaaatgagaaccTCAATGAGAATCACTGGCTCGTTTGACAGTGCCAATTTGGTTACCTCATTTTTCACTTTCAAGTTCATCAATAGCTATCATATGTGCAATTCGTATTGCCTAAGCAGCTTGCAGTTCATCATGACGTTTACATAAAGCGCTCACCACATTgataatgaaattcaaatttgagaaaaactcatgaacataaACTACCTCTCTAGATGCAGCAACTAATGCTAACTGTAATCGATGAGCAAAACAAATGAACATAGTATGCATATGGACAATATTTAAGAAATAGTACTTTCAATCATTTCCATTCACCAagcatattactagcaccatcaTATCCTTGTCcacgaatattttaaatatcaagACAATGTCGGGAAATAACTGcagatatttcattttttagagTTAATGTTGATGTATCTTTAACATGTACAAgatcaaaaaatcatttttgtataaaaccatcatcatcaacaaatctcaagatTATAGTCATTTGCTCCCTCTTAGACTCATCTCGTGCCTCATCAACaataatgcaaaaaataaaattttcaacattttcacaaattttatttttcactttctttgcaagaatttcaaaatctctttttgaattttgggtGAAGTATACTTCGAAGATTTATggatatttttcaaaacaagtttTCCAACATTGTCATTATACGAAGTCTAGAGTTTAAGCATCTCAAGGAAGTTAACTCAATTATTTTACTCGGAGTCTAAAGGCACATCCTTGAAATGCAAGCCATCGAACAACATCAATAGATGTTTTTACTCGGAGTCGATTGTTGAGAATTTGTTCAGAGTTTTATGCATTCATTAATTTATCAATATGCtgtgattattttaataaatcctCACAAGATTTCACAGTATTATTACGACAAGAGTAAGTATCCTCCccaatatgattaaaaaaggCACAATGTTTTCCATCATTAATCTTCTTCCAACTTCTAAATCCTATGACAGTAAATACATCCAATCCAGAACGTCGAGATGCTTTCATTGTAAAAAGATAACAAGCTAAAAAATATCCAGCATCCTTTGATGGAGAATACTCTAGCCAATATGCAAATTGTACAAACCAAGAAACTTGAAAGCGATGAGGATGCTTTTCAGAaccaaaaaattgatattttgagaGACGTATTTGATATGGACCAATTTTCAAGTAAACTCATGTTATTTCATCACGTTGATTGACTGAATAGTCCCATGTAGGAGAACATAATCCTGGATCTCGTTGTAGAGAAGATATATCAATCTATTTAGAATCAAGTATTGACGatgtaaaattaatcttttcaGACTCCACAATTGGAGAGTTAAGATCAAGATTTTCCTTAGGTTCAATCtttagaattttagaaaaattttctcGAATatcaacttcttttcttttgaagaatgagtcgatagtttttaatttagacATAATTCATGAACCtaaattgaaaatcaaattgaaacatataaaataaagttagatATATATGAATTCAATTACTCATGAAACATGAATTTAAAGTTAATCTTTaagcacaaaataaataactattcaATAGACATAATTATATACAAGCAAGACCAAGTAGTAATCAAtctatttcaaaaagaaaaagaaaatttctaaacaaaaattcAGCTGCATCAATAcatgaaagaaagggaaaagtgaaaaaaaaattcaaaaatattgtaTCAATAGAttcaatacaattatatatatatatagaaagaagaagaaaatcaaaacaaaaaaggaacaaaaaaaatagagaaaagtcAAACCGTGTATGCAGTGGCGGAACTATCACTATGTATGTAGGCAACTAGGCTATTACAATGTTACTGTTATTGTAGCTTGTAGAAGAGTTGCAATCTGTACCAAAAATTTACTTCAAGACAACACGTAATTGCATTCATGATCAAAATCTCCCATTTTTGGCCTTTTGGCAGATGGTAAGGATaagataattttcttttagcaGTAGAAAGTTAGAAACTGCAGAATTGTAGGAGGCAACGTGCAGAGGAGAAGAAAATCATCTgacttctcttttttatttttattgatagtaAAAACGTGGCATCATgttattagatgattttattttatgtaagatgtattttatttattttatttttaaataggattaaatttttttaaaattggacttataagtaattaatctataaaatcaaaataattttgtagagggGGGGCCAACACAAAATAAGATTAAGattatcatattaaatcataaaaaattaatatataacttttggaggggccatggccccccttGCCCCTTCATAGTTTCGTCACTACGTATCTTCTCATGCCTATAAAAGAGAGTCTTGAAAAGCATTTGTAATAgacacacaaaaagaaaatatagagaaataatattgagTATCTAAATAACTAGTTTTATATATTGTGATCATTCAATTCTCTTgttaatttttctcaatttcccaAAATGTTATCAGCACGAGACTCTGACTAACCGTTGTGTTCTTTTGATCTTTGACAAATACTTGCGTAACATTTTCTTACCATTGTAAGCTTCTATTATATAACTATTGATATTTACTTATTGAGATATAaaccattttataaaatcttgatatgatatatgtgatattatatagagtataatgtaattatcatattaagtgtattatCCACACCATGTTATTAGCACAGGATCTGGCTAACCGTTGTGTTCATTTGATATTTAACAAATAATTGCGTAACATTTTTCGACCACTGTAAgtttctattatattaatattgatatcTACTTATTGcaatataaactattttataaaattttgacatgatctatctaatattatatagagtataatgtaattatcatattaagtgtattatCCACAGTggcttataaatatattttttcccttACAAATTATCTTAAACTTGAATGATTAAATTCATAATCGACCAATTGAATAGCGTGTCTAAATATATTTGGAgaattatttacattattaaGAGTGCTTAATTTGAACGGTGTTAGATATCTTTGATATTTCTCTATGGATAACTTCTTTATTGACACATCAAATACACTGCTGATGTAAAAGCCTGCTAGAtcagtttattaaaaaaaaaaaatattagtattttgacTCTTTTGATGAATAAAACAGGTCCAAACTAAGTGATATGTTACACACTAGAATTATAAATAGCATAATTCTTCTATACTATTTCCTGAATGAGTTTATTCAAAACACTAGAATATCGATTATGAATTAATTACACTTCACCTCCTCAAATTTTCACTTAATTCGTAATGTATTTCTGAAACTAATAATTGTATCAAAATGGaccctcgaactttcaaaacttcccaATCCCTCCCTTTCGTCTACCAGCAGTAtcaaatctaacgaaaattcacTACAAAGATGTAACtttaatctaatttattatcattgaccatataaaatataaaataatatatgttatcaattaataacaTATGCCAAATGAACCACACAAAGCATAGACATCAGATAGTGATTTTGGTTGAGCCCATAGAACCCACGGCTCAGACGCGGGCAGCCATGTAATTGCCTTGAATTGTCCGGTAGAATCAAGAAAACATATTGACATGATAGAAGAATTATAACTCATAtagctttcattttcatttgacACAAAACTGATGTTAAATACATAATTCAACCTCATCTCAGGAATAAAGGCGAAAGATTCTCCATTCCAAACTCCAGAACTCCAATAAACTTGGGACCTGTTCCATTCGAAGATATATTCACTGCTTCCATTTGGGTTTATCCTCATCGAACATGAGAACAGACCCGGTGATGGATCTTCTGAATTTTTCCATGAAATAAGTTGCTTCGGTTCTTTTCCAGTTTTATCGATCCCAAGCTTTACACCTGGCAGCCATGTATCAGTTGGGTAGTCGAAACTCTCCCAAAATATAGTAGAAAGGTCCGATCTATCTCTTAAAACAAGATTTCCATCATCAAGAAGTGCTGCTTCAGTTGAATTTGAGGGAAGATTCTGCAAATTTGTGGACCAAAATGGTTTCTTGGAGGAAGC carries:
- the LOC109006521 gene encoding G-type lectin S-receptor-like serine/threonine-protein kinase At2g19130, yielding MLVRDMGIHGTRPFLLFVLLLLLRACFSVNADDTFTKGQPPLSVINNDSISSKNGRFELGFFEREDGNLVLLGASSKKPFWSTNLQNLPSNSTEAALLDDGNLVLRDRSDLSTIFWESFDYPTDTWLPGVKLGIDKTGKEPKQLISWKNSEDPSPGLFSCSMRINPNGSSEYIFEWNRSQVYWSSGVWNGESFAFIPEMRLNYVFNISFVSNENESYMSYNSSIMSICFLDSTGQFKAITWLPASEPWVLWAQPKSLSDVYALCGSFGICY